One Myxococcales bacterium genomic region harbors:
- a CDS encoding DnaJ domain-containing protein, translating to MDALPPPTAEGLLAKTPLAHVLVYVMERRMTGSLELRRPDGGAGTVVFVEGIPQKARTSDGVATLGAILVEHRVITPEQAAQSIEQRFSTGVLQGQILVTMGVIGHDTLLGGLTAQLEAKLLHLFEFPFDSHFAFYEGHDTLSGFGGSEIVQVDPLRVLWGGVCRNPSWDHVNVTVARVQAMGMRLAAHAAPERCGFAQGELSAAEQMRHRPVRMAELATMGLTVPHMAQLLAYFLLITKQLELVDAPEPSRMAPMPPPASQQVARVQLQARQVTRGPAIVEEHVPVRPDSRMSPMPRAYDLPNDLRPVVPPAAPIPAEAAAVPMPLGAPRSPIPPPPASGPPSSSRLSAAPPSVRMSAAPPASVRPGEGPRSSPPGRVAEDGLRSKILTKADTIDQQNHYEALGVASTAPREDIQKAFIALAKVWHPDKLPSAMSDVRDACSKVFARLSEANAVLTDPARRADYDKALKDGLGSADEQQKVQELLEASNNFQKALIFLKRNDTAQGEELARKALAADPEQADYLALVTWLDSQKPTNQNRDKTLALITKLDEAIKLNANCERAYFYRGMLHKRVDNMKAAIKDLKKAVEINPHNLDAAREIRLHGMRATAAQAPKADSIGGLFGKLFKK from the coding sequence ATGGATGCCTTGCCTCCGCCGACTGCCGAGGGTCTGCTGGCCAAGACGCCGCTCGCGCACGTGCTCGTGTACGTGATGGAGCGTCGCATGACCGGGTCGCTCGAGCTGCGCCGCCCCGATGGGGGCGCCGGTACGGTCGTGTTCGTCGAGGGCATCCCCCAAAAGGCGCGTACCTCCGACGGAGTCGCCACGCTCGGCGCGATCCTCGTGGAGCACCGGGTGATCACGCCCGAGCAGGCCGCGCAGTCGATCGAGCAGCGCTTTTCGACCGGCGTACTGCAGGGGCAGATCCTCGTGACGATGGGGGTCATCGGCCACGACACCCTGCTCGGCGGGCTCACCGCCCAGCTCGAGGCCAAGCTCCTCCACCTCTTCGAGTTCCCGTTCGACTCGCATTTTGCCTTCTACGAGGGCCACGACACGCTCTCCGGCTTCGGCGGGAGCGAGATCGTCCAGGTCGATCCGCTCCGCGTGCTGTGGGGCGGCGTGTGCCGAAATCCCTCGTGGGACCACGTCAACGTGACGGTGGCTCGCGTTCAGGCGATGGGCATGCGCCTCGCCGCGCACGCCGCGCCCGAGCGCTGTGGGTTCGCGCAGGGCGAGCTCTCGGCCGCCGAGCAGATGCGTCACCGGCCGGTGCGGATGGCCGAGCTCGCGACCATGGGCCTCACCGTCCCGCACATGGCCCAGCTCCTCGCGTATTTCCTGCTGATCACGAAGCAGCTCGAGCTCGTCGACGCGCCCGAGCCTTCGCGGATGGCGCCGATGCCTCCGCCGGCGAGCCAGCAGGTCGCGCGTGTGCAGCTCCAAGCGCGCCAGGTGACCCGTGGCCCGGCCATCGTCGAGGAGCACGTCCCGGTGCGCCCGGACTCGCGCATGAGCCCCATGCCCCGCGCCTACGATCTCCCGAACGACCTGAGGCCGGTCGTACCCCCCGCCGCGCCCATTCCGGCCGAAGCGGCCGCCGTACCCATGCCGCTCGGTGCGCCGCGCTCGCCCATTCCCCCGCCTCCGGCGTCGGGGCCTCCGTCGTCGTCGAGGCTCTCGGCCGCGCCCCCCTCGGTGCGCATGTCCGCCGCGCCGCCCGCCTCGGTGAGGCCCGGTGAGGGCCCACGATCGAGCCCGCCGGGCCGCGTGGCCGAGGACGGCCTTCGATCCAAGATCCTCACCAAGGCCGATACGATCGACCAACAGAACCACTACGAAGCCCTCGGTGTGGCGAGCACGGCCCCGCGCGAGGACATCCAAAAGGCGTTCATCGCGCTCGCGAAGGTGTGGCACCCCGACAAGCTCCCATCGGCCATGTCCGACGTCCGCGACGCGTGCTCCAAGGTCTTCGCGCGGCTCAGCGAAGCGAACGCGGTCCTCACCGATCCGGCGCGCCGCGCCGACTACGACAAGGCGCTGAAGGATGGCCTCGGCTCGGCCGACGAGCAGCAGAAGGTGCAAGAGCTCCTCGAGGCGTCGAACAACTTCCAGAAGGCCCTCATCTTCCTCAAGAGGAACGACACGGCGCAGGGCGAGGAGCTCGCGCGGAAGGCCCTCGCGGCCGACCCGGAGCAGGCCGACTACCTCGCGCTCGTCACCTGGCTCGACTCGCAGAAGCCCACGAACCAGAACCGCGACAAGACCCTCGCGCTCATCACCAAGCTCGACGAAGCCATCAAGCTGAACGCCAACTGCGAGCGCGCGTACTTCTACCGCGGCATGTTGCACAAGCGCGTCGACAACATGAAGGCCGCCATCAAAGACCTCAAGAAGGCCGTCGAGATCAACCCGCACAACCTCGACGCGGCTCGCGAGATTCGCCTGCACGGCATGCGCGCCACCGCCGCCCAAGCGCCCAAGGCCGACTCGATCGGCGGGCTCTTCGGCAAACTTTTCAAGAAGTAA
- a CDS encoding hemerythrin domain-containing protein encodes MDVFEALRASHDRQRSLARSLVGANRTAEEREALFQELKVELAAHAAAEERFLYVPILMTDRGLSVARHAMAEHHEIDELVDQLSVQNKKAPTWLLKAKKLSKAIHHHLKEEEKAFFQVAGKVLDDREKTSFAKKVLREHARMKEALASA; translated from the coding sequence ATGGACGTGTTCGAAGCCCTACGCGCGAGCCATGACCGCCAGCGGAGCCTCGCGCGGTCGCTCGTCGGCGCGAACCGAACGGCAGAGGAGCGCGAGGCCTTGTTCCAGGAGCTCAAGGTCGAGCTCGCCGCCCACGCCGCGGCGGAGGAGCGCTTTTTGTACGTCCCGATCCTCATGACGGATCGAGGCCTCTCGGTCGCTAGGCACGCGATGGCCGAGCACCACGAGATCGACGAGCTCGTCGATCAGCTCTCGGTCCAGAACAAGAAGGCGCCCACCTGGCTCTTGAAGGCGAAGAAGCTCTCGAAGGCCATCCACCACCACCTCAAGGAGGAGGAGAAGGCCTTCTTCCAGGTGGCCGGGAAGGTGCTCGACGATCGCGAGAAGACCTCCTTCGCCAAGAAGGTCCTCCGTGAGCACGCTCGCATGAAGGAGGCGCTCGCGAGCGCCTGA
- a CDS encoding protein kinase: MTDPPIPTHLAQYEVLRRLGEGGMAEVFVAKKRGAEGTYKVVVVKRILPTFGASRRFQSMFIDEAQLATRLNHPNVVQVYDFSNEGAEGHILAMEYVEGPDFGMLVGAARTKGVRLPPWVCAYVIAEAAKGLHYAHEKKDDGGASLEIVHRDVSPQNILLSYDGSVKIADFGIASARFLQQEEGVIKGKYGYMSPEQARGEKVDRRSDLYALGVILWECLAGRPLHGSATGQALLDVVRTGRVEPPSTFVMDVPSELEDIVMKALSPRPDDRYATGRELVSAIGRAFLARQELVDAAALEATITAFLPKKRPLRERPEPKVAASPSPELTNPAAPSAKGEANEPTPASMNGARLPRKNGEHREVRHIALVTLDFTPEGEADEATLATLTRSIAKLRPTLEDMAYKRGARWQWTRDTQARAVLGLTSRHARAPGDSAWLALETHEAIAAIKDDLPFPVSASMAIVRGIASGLRDRDGNLVRYTLHDPVTYLADLLGTRTPKAKTWVAGGLYRLVRGDFRWGDAPSLDFPEDTKVANLPPTMRIYTLERSLSREEKESEAEGLESALVGRDAEKAELFAAFHSAVNAPGGGRLGTRVVLGELGIGKSALVAAFTHDLPPNARVVRVECSPVRMEVPYASIAELVRQALSIKGDESFDEVVGLVCKAMAVDASVEAQNPLVTRLAELVTSRIAGHGDADDAAYQKRLLLASVRTLVGAFAQENPLVIVAESLHWADKPSLDLLTDLLKSSESLPILALLVTRPDERISALLEGKVRIELHGLSAEEQVRLVEARLGVKEGVRAVCAELLPRVGGNPFFLLELVDALLERGLLEIREDALVRSEDGDREFFLPQTLEQLLADRIEELAPRERLIVDWLAIAGGPLGVADLERLFAIETSARNPVHEPLGRLCERGLCDKKGTDVDFRHPLTRDVAYAALRPEARTRMHRALGEHLAQTQVARGVSAAIVASHFARGDDGERASHFYLEAATAARTTYQTNLAVRYYKRALLQLTIDDPRRLLAHDALEGIFRMLGRKRDRVAQLEGMRACARQVASPRSVCLAFLRTARFDLDEGKLPHGLPIARKAAQIARGAGFLTLEIEAESLVSELSRELGDVQGALAAADRALAACDPNVNPNVPPRLRADALRSRGVLLRRVGRVREAMVDYVEAIAIYRRHGAHRQEARAKNALAFAMFVQGRYEDSIALALESIQIDLSVGGRFQLAKTLANIGQSYSRLGDMPRAAAYLKRARDAHERYGDKDGRADTLLVSAEVALDTGALDEAVAFHKEGLDLCEATANAYDKAHALVVGAAISRAQREPQKAITLAVEARRMAENQALVAYHFYAFAIEASARVDAGEVHSATLLATTALGAVETLQGTEYGLEIRTLCADALKRAGSPQAATTRQRTVDYATALMETIRDARLRRCFSERPMVAALFDATPSPLAETGTTVKRPSAPSMP, encoded by the coding sequence TTGACCGATCCCCCTATCCCCACGCATCTGGCGCAGTACGAGGTCCTCCGCCGCTTGGGCGAAGGCGGGATGGCGGAGGTGTTCGTCGCGAAGAAGCGTGGCGCCGAAGGCACCTACAAGGTGGTCGTCGTCAAGCGCATCCTCCCGACCTTCGGGGCCTCGAGGCGCTTCCAGTCGATGTTCATCGACGAGGCCCAGCTCGCGACCCGCCTCAACCACCCGAACGTGGTGCAGGTGTACGACTTCTCGAACGAGGGCGCCGAAGGGCACATCCTCGCGATGGAGTACGTCGAGGGGCCCGACTTCGGCATGCTCGTCGGCGCCGCCCGCACGAAGGGCGTGAGGCTCCCGCCGTGGGTGTGCGCTTACGTCATCGCCGAGGCGGCCAAGGGCCTCCACTACGCGCACGAGAAGAAGGACGACGGCGGCGCCTCGCTCGAGATCGTCCACCGCGACGTCTCTCCTCAGAACATCCTCCTGTCGTACGACGGCAGCGTCAAAATCGCCGACTTCGGCATCGCGAGCGCCCGCTTCCTCCAGCAAGAAGAGGGGGTCATCAAGGGCAAGTACGGGTACATGTCGCCCGAGCAGGCCCGCGGCGAGAAGGTCGACCGGAGGAGCGATCTCTACGCCCTCGGGGTCATTTTGTGGGAGTGCCTCGCCGGCCGCCCGCTCCATGGCAGCGCGACGGGCCAAGCCCTCCTCGACGTCGTCCGCACGGGTCGTGTCGAGCCGCCGAGCACCTTCGTGATGGACGTGCCGAGCGAGCTCGAGGACATCGTCATGAAGGCGCTCTCGCCGCGCCCCGACGATCGCTACGCTACGGGTCGAGAGCTCGTGTCGGCCATCGGTCGCGCCTTCTTGGCCCGCCAAGAGCTCGTCGACGCCGCGGCGCTCGAGGCCACGATCACGGCGTTTTTGCCCAAGAAGCGCCCGCTTCGGGAGCGCCCCGAGCCCAAGGTCGCGGCCTCCCCGAGCCCCGAGCTGACGAACCCCGCGGCGCCTTCGGCCAAGGGAGAGGCGAACGAGCCCACGCCGGCGTCGATGAACGGCGCGCGCCTGCCCCGCAAGAACGGCGAGCACCGCGAGGTGCGCCACATCGCCCTCGTCACGCTCGACTTCACCCCCGAGGGCGAGGCCGACGAGGCCACCCTCGCGACGCTCACGCGCTCGATCGCCAAGCTGCGCCCCACCCTCGAGGACATGGCGTACAAACGCGGCGCGCGCTGGCAGTGGACGCGCGACACGCAGGCCCGCGCCGTGCTCGGCCTCACGTCCCGCCACGCGCGCGCGCCGGGCGACTCGGCCTGGCTCGCCCTCGAGACGCACGAGGCCATCGCCGCCATCAAGGACGATCTCCCGTTCCCCGTGTCGGCGTCCATGGCCATCGTGCGAGGCATCGCGTCGGGGCTCCGCGACCGCGACGGAAACCTCGTGCGGTACACGCTGCACGACCCGGTCACCTACCTCGCCGACCTCCTCGGGACCCGCACGCCCAAGGCGAAGACGTGGGTCGCGGGCGGGCTCTATCGCCTCGTCCGCGGCGATTTTCGCTGGGGAGACGCGCCGAGCCTCGATTTCCCCGAGGACACGAAGGTGGCGAACCTGCCGCCGACGATGCGCATCTACACGCTCGAGCGCAGCCTCTCCCGCGAAGAGAAGGAGTCCGAGGCCGAGGGGCTCGAGAGCGCGCTGGTCGGTCGCGACGCCGAGAAGGCCGAGCTCTTCGCGGCGTTCCATTCCGCGGTGAACGCGCCGGGCGGTGGGCGACTCGGCACACGCGTCGTGCTCGGGGAGCTCGGGATCGGAAAGTCGGCCCTCGTCGCGGCCTTCACCCACGACCTCCCTCCGAACGCGCGTGTCGTACGCGTCGAGTGCTCACCGGTCCGCATGGAGGTGCCCTACGCCTCCATCGCCGAGCTCGTGCGGCAGGCGCTGAGCATCAAAGGCGACGAGTCGTTCGACGAGGTCGTGGGGCTCGTGTGCAAGGCCATGGCCGTCGACGCGAGCGTCGAGGCCCAGAACCCGCTCGTCACCCGCCTCGCCGAGCTCGTCACGAGCCGCATCGCGGGCCACGGCGACGCCGACGACGCCGCGTACCAGAAGCGCCTCCTCCTCGCGAGCGTGCGCACCCTCGTGGGCGCGTTCGCCCAAGAGAACCCGCTCGTCATCGTCGCCGAGAGCCTGCACTGGGCCGACAAACCCAGCCTCGACCTCCTCACCGATCTCCTCAAATCATCGGAATCATTGCCGATTCTCGCGCTCCTCGTCACCCGGCCCGACGAGCGCATCTCCGCGCTCCTCGAGGGCAAGGTGCGCATCGAGCTGCACGGGCTGTCGGCCGAGGAGCAGGTGAGGCTCGTCGAGGCGCGGCTCGGCGTCAAAGAGGGCGTGCGCGCGGTGTGCGCCGAGCTCCTGCCACGCGTCGGCGGCAACCCGTTCTTCCTGCTCGAGCTCGTCGACGCCCTGCTGGAGCGCGGCCTGCTCGAGATCCGCGAGGACGCCCTCGTACGCTCGGAGGACGGCGACCGCGAGTTCTTCCTGCCGCAGACGCTCGAGCAGCTCCTCGCCGACCGCATCGAGGAGCTCGCGCCGCGAGAGCGACTCATCGTCGACTGGCTCGCCATCGCCGGAGGCCCCCTCGGCGTCGCCGATCTCGAGCGCCTCTTCGCCATCGAGACGTCCGCTCGAAACCCCGTCCACGAGCCGTTGGGGCGCCTCTGCGAGCGCGGATTGTGCGACAAAAAAGGCACCGACGTCGACTTCCGCCACCCGCTCACGCGCGACGTCGCGTACGCCGCCCTCCGCCCGGAGGCCCGCACGCGAATGCACCGCGCCCTCGGGGAGCACCTCGCGCAGACCCAGGTCGCGAGGGGCGTGTCGGCGGCGATCGTCGCGAGCCACTTCGCCCGCGGCGACGACGGCGAGCGCGCGTCGCACTTCTACCTCGAGGCCGCCACGGCCGCGCGCACCACGTACCAGACCAACCTCGCCGTCCGGTACTACAAACGCGCCCTCCTCCAGCTCACCATCGACGACCCGCGCCGCCTGCTCGCCCACGACGCGCTCGAGGGCATCTTCCGCATGCTCGGTCGCAAGCGAGACCGCGTCGCGCAGCTCGAGGGCATGCGCGCGTGTGCACGCCAGGTCGCCTCGCCCCGCTCGGTGTGCCTCGCGTTCCTCCGCACGGCCCGCTTCGACCTCGACGAGGGCAAGCTCCCCCACGGGCTCCCGATCGCGCGAAAGGCCGCACAAATCGCCCGTGGAGCGGGGTTCTTGACGCTCGAGATCGAGGCCGAGTCCCTCGTGAGCGAGCTGTCGCGCGAGCTCGGCGACGTGCAAGGTGCCCTCGCGGCCGCCGACCGTGCGCTCGCGGCGTGCGATCCGAACGTGAACCCCAACGTGCCCCCTCGCCTCCGCGCCGACGCGCTCCGGTCGCGTGGCGTCCTCCTCCGTCGCGTGGGGCGCGTGCGCGAGGCCATGGTCGACTACGTGGAGGCGATCGCCATCTACCGCCGGCACGGCGCGCACCGCCAAGAGGCCCGCGCGAAGAACGCCCTCGCCTTCGCGATGTTCGTTCAAGGCCGCTACGAAGACTCCATCGCGCTCGCGCTCGAGTCGATCCAGATCGACCTCTCCGTCGGGGGCAGGTTCCAGCTCGCGAAGACCCTCGCCAACATCGGTCAGAGCTACTCGCGCCTCGGCGACATGCCTCGCGCGGCCGCGTACCTGAAACGCGCGCGGGACGCCCACGAACGCTACGGCGACAAGGACGGGCGCGCCGACACCCTGCTCGTGAGCGCCGAGGTCGCGCTCGACACGGGCGCGCTCGACGAGGCCGTGGCGTTCCACAAAGAGGGCCTCGACCTCTGCGAGGCCACGGCGAACGCCTACGACAAGGCCCACGCGCTGGTCGTCGGTGCGGCGATCTCGCGCGCCCAGCGTGAGCCCCAGAAGGCCATCACGCTCGCGGTCGAGGCCCGCCGCATGGCCGAGAACCAGGCCCTCGTCGCGTACCATTTCTACGCGTTCGCCATCGAGGCGTCGGCGCGCGTCGACGCGGGCGAGGTGCACTCGGCCACGCTCCTCGCCACCACGGCCCTCGGCGCGGTCGAGACGCTCCAAGGCACCGAGTACGGCCTCGAGATCCGAACCCTGTGCGCCGACGCCCTGAAGCGCGCGGGCTCTCCCCAAGCGGCCACCACGAGGCAGCGCACGGTCGACTACGCCACGGCCCTCATGGAGACCATCCGCGACGCCCGCCTGCGCAGATGCTTCTCCGAGCGTCCGATGGTCGCGGCGCTGTTCGACGCCACCCCCTCGCCGCTCGCCGAGACGGGCACCACGGTCAAGCGGCCGTCGGCCCCTTCGATGCCGTAA
- the asnB gene encoding asparagine synthase (glutamine-hydrolyzing) has product MCGIVAIVSPRVPVEPDRITRALDRIAHRGPDGRGVYLAPSRRAALGHVRLAIVDLAHGAQPFVSTDGATAAVVNGEIYDSVRLLGDLRARGHDVRTRSDSEIALHAYRELGDDCTRLFRGELAMAIWDEARGRLFCARDRFGIKPLFYAEHEGAVLVASEAKALFAAGLPAVWDDDGVYRAMHLALPNDRTLFHKVRQVPPGHTLVVEGGKVSLRSYWDAEFPARGRTRKTSLPEAVHEVGLALEDAVRTRLRADVPIGCYLSGGVDSSSVLGLAQRLGARGLRAFTVSFDDDAFDEKGPAARMAAHAGVPLDVVHVPRSAFADDFRAGVEVAEIPPYNGHAPARYFLSRAVRDAGLKVVLGGEGADELFAGYAFLRAALGERSGPPRTLGERVKSAFNPMNSRAFSSIGEFSPLLALVLRAVGFSGETLAYLGEKVDTVRGLLAPDFVSRHTRIDPYRDLLGTMPLGRLARAEPFRALTYLWMKTHFVGYVLAAERLDMAHGVEQRLPFLDHRLFEAVRDLPRELLFREGREKALLRLAVADVVTREIRDARKQPFHAPPGVTGPGSAIAELTRDLVTSRRFRDLPFFRADAILKLLDELDGSSAEVRARFDPLYFFVSGMAVLADTLSLS; this is encoded by the coding sequence ATGTGCGGCATCGTCGCGATCGTGTCCCCGCGTGTCCCCGTCGAGCCGGATCGCATCACGCGCGCGCTCGACCGCATCGCGCATCGTGGCCCCGACGGGCGCGGCGTCTACCTCGCCCCCTCCCGGCGCGCGGCGCTCGGGCACGTGCGGCTCGCCATCGTCGACCTCGCCCATGGCGCGCAGCCCTTCGTGTCGACCGACGGGGCGACGGCGGCGGTCGTGAACGGCGAAATCTACGACTCCGTGCGCCTGCTCGGTGATCTCCGCGCGCGTGGCCACGACGTGCGGACCCGCTCCGACAGCGAGATCGCGCTCCACGCCTACCGCGAGCTCGGCGACGACTGCACGCGGCTCTTCCGCGGCGAGCTCGCGATGGCCATCTGGGACGAGGCCCGGGGCAGGCTCTTTTGCGCGCGCGACCGCTTCGGCATCAAGCCCCTCTTCTACGCCGAGCACGAGGGCGCCGTGCTGGTCGCCTCGGAGGCGAAGGCCCTCTTCGCCGCGGGGCTCCCGGCGGTCTGGGACGACGACGGCGTCTACCGCGCGATGCACCTCGCCCTCCCGAACGACCGCACGCTCTTCCACAAGGTCCGCCAGGTTCCCCCGGGTCACACGCTCGTCGTCGAGGGCGGGAAGGTCTCGCTCCGATCGTACTGGGACGCCGAGTTCCCCGCACGCGGACGCACGCGCAAGACGAGCCTGCCCGAGGCCGTGCACGAGGTCGGGCTCGCCCTCGAGGACGCCGTGCGCACGCGGCTCCGCGCCGACGTCCCTATCGGGTGCTACCTCTCGGGCGGGGTCGACTCGTCGTCCGTGCTCGGGCTCGCGCAGAGGCTCGGCGCACGCGGGCTGCGCGCGTTCACGGTCTCCTTCGACGACGACGCGTTCGACGAGAAGGGGCCCGCGGCACGCATGGCCGCCCACGCCGGTGTGCCCCTCGACGTGGTCCACGTCCCGCGCAGCGCGTTCGCCGACGACTTCCGCGCCGGCGTCGAGGTCGCCGAGATCCCGCCGTACAACGGGCACGCCCCGGCGCGATACTTCTTGAGCCGCGCGGTCCGCGACGCCGGGCTCAAGGTCGTGCTCGGAGGCGAAGGTGCCGACGAGCTCTTCGCGGGGTACGCCTTCCTACGCGCCGCGCTCGGCGAACGAAGCGGCCCGCCGCGTACCCTCGGCGAGAGGGTCAAGAGCGCCTTCAACCCCATGAATTCACGCGCATTTTCGAGCATCGGCGAGTTCTCCCCGCTCCTCGCGCTGGTGCTCCGCGCGGTGGGCTTTTCGGGGGAGACGCTCGCGTACCTCGGCGAGAAGGTCGACACCGTGAGGGGCCTGCTCGCGCCCGACTTCGTCTCGCGCCACACGCGCATCGACCCGTACCGGGACCTCCTCGGCACGATGCCCCTGGGTCGCCTCGCGCGCGCCGAGCCGTTCCGAGCCCTCACCTACCTCTGGATGAAGACCCACTTCGTCGGCTACGTGCTCGCCGCGGAGCGCCTCGACATGGCCCACGGCGTCGAGCAACGGCTCCCGTTCCTCGATCATCGCCTGTTCGAGGCGGTGCGCGATCTTCCGCGCGAGCTCCTCTTCCGCGAGGGGCGCGAGAAGGCCCTCCTCAGGCTCGCCGTAGCCGACGTCGTCACGCGCGAGATCCGCGACGCACGAAAGCAGCCCTTCCATGCGCCACCCGGGGTCACGGGCCCCGGCAGCGCCATCGCCGAGCTCACGCGCGACCTCGTCACGAGCCGCAGGTTCCGAGATCTTCCGTTCTTCCGCGCCGACGCCATCCTGAAGCTCCTCGACGAGCTCGATGGCTCGAGCGCCGAGGTGCGCGCCCGCTTCGATCCGCTCTACTTCTTCGTCTCGGGCATGGCGGTCCTCGCCGACACGCTGTCCCTCTCGTGA
- a CDS encoding patatin-like phospholipase family protein, translating to MIEPRSPETSPKRVAMIFSGGGARGAYEVGVLSYVFEELARLRGGPPRIDILCGTSVGAINACYLAAHLADPVLGLRRLVHLWTELELTRVLGFGMRQFVGLPKLVMGGGSDGTGLFDVRPMADLVGREISWRAVARSIRKQRLRALAISTTEVATGRTVVFMQTAPHVAMPELPPPRTLYRQAHIGPVHALASAAIPLLFPPVRIDDHLYLDGGLRQNTPIAPALALGATHVFAIGSSREVRGMVAPEGSGDGPHAPGAAFLLGKVLNAFLLDHVDVDIELLTRLNHVIEDGTKAYGPGFADSVSAHAMKRGGRPYRHVHAVTVRPSEDIGRMAAEHVRKGKFQGNPLLTKRLFSLLDVGAGDESDLASYLLFDGPFCRRLIEMGRADAQARRDELLDFFGRAADDAPGNPTNEGESGLWDKRALGIPFGT from the coding sequence ATGATCGAGCCTCGAAGCCCCGAAACCTCCCCGAAACGTGTCGCCATGATTTTCTCGGGTGGTGGCGCGCGCGGGGCGTACGAGGTGGGCGTGCTCTCGTACGTCTTCGAGGAGCTCGCGCGCCTTCGCGGCGGCCCTCCGCGCATCGACATTTTGTGCGGGACGAGCGTGGGCGCGATCAACGCGTGTTACTTGGCGGCGCACCTCGCCGATCCGGTGCTCGGCCTGCGGCGCCTCGTGCACCTGTGGACGGAGCTCGAGCTCACGCGGGTGCTCGGCTTCGGCATGCGGCAGTTCGTGGGCCTGCCCAAGCTCGTCATGGGCGGCGGGAGCGACGGCACCGGCCTCTTCGACGTGCGCCCCATGGCCGATCTCGTCGGTCGCGAGATCTCGTGGCGGGCGGTCGCGCGTTCCATCCGAAAGCAGCGGCTGCGCGCGCTCGCCATCTCGACGACCGAGGTCGCCACGGGCCGCACCGTGGTCTTCATGCAGACCGCGCCGCACGTCGCGATGCCCGAGCTGCCCCCGCCGCGGACGCTCTACCGCCAAGCGCACATCGGGCCCGTCCACGCGCTCGCGAGCGCCGCGATCCCCCTGCTCTTCCCGCCCGTCCGGATCGACGATCACCTCTACCTCGACGGCGGGCTCCGGCAGAACACCCCCATCGCCCCCGCGCTCGCGCTCGGCGCGACCCACGTGTTCGCGATCGGCAGCTCGCGCGAGGTGCGCGGCATGGTGGCCCCCGAGGGCTCCGGCGACGGCCCCCACGCCCCCGGGGCGGCGTTCCTCCTCGGGAAGGTGCTGAACGCGTTCCTCCTCGATCACGTCGACGTCGACATCGAGCTGCTCACGCGCCTGAACCACGTGATCGAAGACGGAACGAAGGCGTACGGCCCGGGCTTCGCCGACAGCGTCAGCGCGCACGCGATGAAGCGCGGAGGGAGGCCGTACCGGCACGTGCACGCCGTCACCGTGCGCCCGAGCGAGGACATCGGTCGTATGGCCGCGGAGCACGTGCGGAAGGGGAAATTCCAGGGGAATCCGCTCCTCACGAAGCGCCTCTTCTCCCTCCTCGACGTCGGCGCGGGCGACGAGTCCGACCTCGCGAGCTACCTCCTCTTCGACGGCCCGTTCTGCCGACGCCTCATCGAGATGGGCCGGGCCGATGCCCAAGCCCGGCGCGACGAGCTGCTCGACTTCTTCGGGCGCGCCGCGGACGACGCCCCGGGGAACCCGACGAACGAAGGCGAGAGTGGACTATGGGACAAGCGTGCCCTAGGCATTCCCTTCGGCACGTGA
- a CDS encoding SurA N-terminal domain-containing protein → MTRRARWGSSVVLVVALGALPAEARADVLVDRIVAVVGARAITLSELRLRLVPFQKQVDAQKRSAGERAAAYAALNRELLDRMIDEVLLAEAAKAANVVVEREEIDRAIAMIAAQGNVSPAELLSEAERQGMPQAAYRAELGRQILEMKLLQRRFPRQAAASTKEPAALQRERVAWLRALREATYVDVRL, encoded by the coding sequence ATGACTCGCCGCGCGCGATGGGGGAGCTCCGTGGTGCTCGTCGTGGCGCTCGGCGCGCTCCCGGCCGAGGCGCGTGCCGACGTGCTCGTCGACCGCATCGTGGCCGTCGTCGGAGCTCGCGCCATCACCCTGTCCGAGCTCCGGCTGCGCCTCGTCCCGTTCCAGAAGCAGGTCGACGCCCAGAAGCGATCGGCCGGCGAGCGCGCGGCCGCCTACGCGGCCCTCAACCGAGAGCTGCTCGATCGCATGATCGACGAGGTCCTCCTCGCAGAGGCCGCGAAGGCCGCGAACGTCGTGGTCGAGCGCGAGGAGATCGATCGGGCGATCGCCATGATCGCGGCGCAAGGCAACGTATCGCCGGCGGAGCTCCTGTCGGAGGCCGAGCGCCAAGGTATGCCTCAGGCCGCCTACCGCGCCGAGCTCGGGAGGCAAATCCTCGAGATGAAGCTCTTGCAGCGTCGATTCCCTCGCCAGGCCGCCGCGAGCACGAAAGAGCCTGCGGCGCTCCAGCGTGAGCGGGTGGCGTGGCTGCGAGCGCTCCGCGAAGCGACCTACGTGGACGTGAGGCTATGA
- a CDS encoding YXWGXW repeat-containing protein — protein MKLATSTPSLHLQRAVVLGLFALALGPLAGCVATAETGPSRGVVVSGPPPAPIAESRTTPPQPHAAWVPGYWHWTGMQYAWIPGHWDASAGGGQWVGPRYFQQGGQYRYEPGSWTRRNALR, from the coding sequence ATGAAGCTCGCGACCTCCACTCCCTCCCTCCACCTCCAACGTGCCGTCGTGCTCGGCCTCTTCGCCCTCGCGCTCGGCCCCCTCGCGGGCTGCGTTGCTACGGCCGAGACGGGGCCTTCGCGCGGCGTCGTGGTGAGCGGCCCCCCGCCGGCCCCCATCGCCGAATCGCGCACCACGCCCCCCCAGCCGCACGCCGCGTGGGTCCCCGGGTACTGGCACTGGACGGGGATGCAGTATGCATGGATCCCGGGCCACTGGGACGCGAGCGCGGGCGGAGGTCAGTGGGTAGGCCCCCGTTACTTCCAGCAGGGTGGGCAGTACCGCTACGAGCCGGGCAGCTGGACGCGCCGCAACGCGCTCCGCTGA